The following coding sequences lie in one Vibrio sp. ED004 genomic window:
- a CDS encoding S-(hydroxymethyl)glutathione dehydrogenase/class III alcohol dehydrogenase, protein MTIEIKPGQTHIQSKAMVAWKAGEPLKRETVDVELPKAGEVLVRIVATGVCHTDAFTLSGDDPEGIFPSILGHEGGGIVEMIGEGVTSVEVGDHVIPLYTAECGECKFCKSGKTNLCQAVRETQGKGLMPDGTSRFSINGEPIFHYMGCSTFSEYTVLPEISLAKVNKEAPLEEVCLLGCGVTTGMGAVLNTAKVEKGDNVAVFGLGGIGLSAIIGARMAGADRIIGVDINESKFELAKQLGATDCINPMKFDKPIQDVIVEMTDGGVEYSFECIGNVNVMRQALECCHKGWGESVIIGVAGAGQEIATRPFQLVTGRVWRGSAFGGVKGRSELPEIVNRYMAGEFGLQEFITHTMSLDEVNDAFDLMHKGESIRTVLHMDR, encoded by the coding sequence ATGACTATCGAAATCAAACCTGGTCAAACTCATATCCAATCTAAAGCTATGGTCGCTTGGAAAGCGGGTGAGCCTCTAAAACGTGAAACTGTTGACGTTGAACTGCCAAAAGCAGGTGAAGTTCTTGTTCGTATCGTAGCGACTGGTGTTTGTCACACTGACGCATTCACACTGTCAGGTGACGATCCAGAAGGTATCTTCCCTTCTATCCTTGGTCACGAAGGTGGCGGTATCGTTGAGATGATCGGCGAAGGTGTTACCAGTGTTGAAGTTGGCGACCACGTTATCCCACTTTACACAGCAGAGTGTGGCGAATGTAAGTTCTGTAAATCTGGTAAAACTAACCTGTGCCAAGCGGTTCGTGAAACGCAAGGTAAAGGCCTAATGCCAGACGGTACAAGCCGCTTCTCTATCAATGGTGAGCCAATCTTCCACTACATGGGTTGTTCTACTTTCTCTGAGTACACAGTACTTCCAGAAATCTCACTAGCGAAAGTAAATAAAGAAGCACCACTTGAAGAAGTTTGTCTTCTAGGTTGTGGTGTGACTACAGGTATGGGCGCGGTACTGAACACAGCTAAAGTTGAAAAAGGCGACAACGTTGCTGTATTCGGCTTAGGTGGTATCGGTCTTTCTGCAATCATTGGTGCTCGTATGGCTGGTGCTGACCGCATCATCGGTGTTGATATCAACGAGAGCAAATTCGAGCTAGCTAAACAGCTTGGCGCGACTGACTGCATCAACCCAATGAAATTCGACAAACCGATCCAAGACGTTATCGTTGAGATGACAGACGGTGGTGTTGAGTACTCTTTCGAGTGTATCGGTAACGTAAACGTGATGCGTCAAGCTCTTGAGTGCTGTCACAAAGGTTGGGGCGAATCGGTAATCATTGGTGTTGCGGGTGCAGGCCAAGAGATCGCAACTCGTCCATTCCAACTAGTAACTGGTCGTGTATGGCGTGGTTCTGCTTTCGGTGGTGTTAAAGGCCGCTCTGAGCTTCCAGAAATCGTAAACCGTTACATGGCGGGTGAGTTTGGTCTTCAAGAGTTCATTACTCACACAATGAGCCTTGATGAAGTAAACGACGCATTCGACCTAATGCACAAAGGTGAATCTATCCGTACTGTTCTACACATGGACAGATAA